The Arenibacter algicola region GTTAGCCAGTTCCGATTTGCCATTTTCATAAAACATAATAGGCAAATAAGATTTTAGCTCCACAATTAATTTGTTGAAGTTGGCCTCGTATTTCCCTACCAAATTCAAAATTTTGGAATCCTCCTTAATGGTATCAAAATAGAATAGGTAATGCAGAAAAGCCTGATCTTTCCCTACCATAAAATAATCGAAGCTTCCATCGTCATAAAGAATGGAACGATATTCCTGGTTTTCGTTATCGTACCAAAATTGATCTAGGAATTCCTGTTCCTGATTGGCCTTCTCCAAGTATTCTGAAGATAGGGACAGGTCGCCCCTGAGTTTTAGCATCTCTGCGTAGGCCTTGTAAGCGGCTATTATGGAAGCGGTCATATCTATTCCCAGCATAGTTTCCCCTCTGCCCCCTTCATTATAGGAAGGGATTCCCCTCTTATTTCCAAACCTACTATTTTCTTGATTGTTTGGCGTATGCAGGGATCGGTTTCTTTCCAGGGTTTCGAGGTAACCTATATCCCAGTGATTTAAATATTCGTTGAGACTTAATTCATAAAATTTTATTAGATCCGGGTTCTCCAGGTATTCTTTGTTTCCGGTCCATTTATAAAGTCGATTGGCAGTATAGGTAATATCAAAGTTTGCCGGCAGGTTATACCAAAAATCTTGATCATTTTCGTAGTCTACCGGGGCAGGTTTGTTATACCTGTTAATTTCCCAATAGCTACAGTAATCCTTTTCCTTACTAATGTTTTGTGCGAACTTTAGAAACATATTAAAATTGTGTTTCCCCAACCCTAAAATTTCCGCACCAATTGCCTGGTGGGAAACATCCCGCATGCAGAACGCTTCCCGATCGGGTAGGGCAGCCTCATACCAATACCCAACTGGGTCATTATTGTCATGGGCGTAGGACAAGGCCTTGTTTTTGGCCCAGTTGAAAGCTTTGTTCAATTCTTTATCGGACGAAACGAATATTAGTTCCCTGGTAGGTTTTTCGGGCGATTTTTGGGATGTGCCATTGCAACTCCCCAATATAGCGTACAATAAAAGTATTGGAAAGTATTTTAAGGTGGTGGTTGGACTTGTTTGCATTTTTTTAATTTAATTTCTGGTCTAGAGTTTGGTTCAGGGATTGGCCTAACCAATTTTTAAGTCTATCTATTCCTTTTTTTGTTCAATTCCGCCCTTCTCATTGGCATGGAGTCTATGGTTCCAAAAAGTTCTTCAGCGGAAAGCAATCCGTTTTTTTCAAGTTTATTGCCGCCATCCAGTCCAATCAATACTACTTTGAAATCCACATTTTTTCCAGCAAATTTATCGAATAGGGCAGAGGAGGAAACCCATTCATTTTGTTCGGGATCAACAGGATCCTTGATTAAGGTATAACGCTGAGGCAAAACATGATAGATCAGCATTTTTCTTTCCTTAAGTTCTCTTGGAAATTTATAAAATTCGGCAATTTGATCCTGATATTCCTTGGAATTCTCATTTTGGGACATGATTAGTAGGACCCTATTTTTCCATAGGTGTTTATTTAGATCTTGTCCATGGGCATAGTTT contains the following coding sequences:
- a CDS encoding DUF4174 domain-containing protein, whose protein sequence is MVVETQNNIIRSGFIFLGILMINYAHGQDLNKHLWKNRVLLIMSQNENSKEYQDQIAEFYKFPRELKERKMLIYHVLPQRYTLIKDPVDPEQNEWVSSSALFDKFAGKNVDFKVVLIGLDGGNKLEKNGLLSAEELFGTIDSMPMRRAELNKKRNR